In one window of Brachymonas denitrificans DNA:
- a CDS encoding type II toxin-antitoxin system RelB/DinJ family antitoxin, translated as MAATTTMVHVRVDENVKAQAAETLASMGLTVSDAIRVFLTRVVADKELPFALKAPNATSRVAIAEANEIIKSRRARFATADALLNDLEEASRK; from the coding sequence ATGGCTGCTACCACCACTATGGTTCACGTTCGCGTGGACGAAAACGTCAAGGCGCAGGCTGCGGAAACGCTGGCCTCGATGGGCCTGACCGTCTCCGATGCGATCCGCGTGTTCCTGACCCGTGTTGTCGCCGACAAGGAACTGCCGTTCGCGCTCAAGGCACCGAACGCCACCAGCCGCGTCGCCATCGCCGAGGCCAACGAGATCATCAAGAGCCGTCGCGCTCGCTTCGCAACTGCCGACGCCTTGCTGAATGACCTCGAAGAAGCCAGCCGCAAGTAA
- a CDS encoding type II toxin-antitoxin system YafQ family toxin: protein MTSKKPAASKRANLPRASDYTKDFLKDWQRLSHSGRYDMNRLKEAMTLLIANDGPLPPEWLDHALTGDWAGHRECHVGGDFLLIYTLDDSGKSGLVVFVRSGTHSELFS from the coding sequence ATGACCTCGAAGAAGCCAGCCGCAAGTAAGCGGGCAAACCTGCCCCGAGCGTCGGACTACACCAAGGACTTCCTCAAGGACTGGCAGCGCCTGTCTCATTCCGGCCGGTACGACATGAACCGGCTGAAAGAGGCCATGACGCTGCTGATCGCCAACGACGGGCCGCTGCCGCCTGAATGGCTCGATCACGCCCTGACGGGCGACTGGGCAGGCCATCGTGAGTGCCACGTCGGCGGCGACTTCCTCCTGATCTACACGCTCGACGACTCGGGCAAGAGCGGCTTGGTCGTTTTCGTGCGCAGCGGGACGCATTCCGAGCTGTTCTCGTGA